In the Pogona vitticeps strain Pit_001003342236 chromosome 2, PviZW2.1, whole genome shotgun sequence genome, AGACATTCTTGTAAATCCAGTCAACAGCAATTCCTGCTGGATTCTGCACATTGTCTACAATACGGTGATGTTGTCCCGGTCTGTTATTTGAAATAAGTGAGGAACTGTGGAGAAAGATTTCATTACATGTAGTCTTCAACTGATCCATATTTGAGCACATTGTACCAATACTGAGGACCCAATCAGATTTGGTTCCAAAACCATCCTAGACTCAAAATTTTAACTCAGACAGTAATGGGAACCCTGTGGCTCTTCAGATCTTGGGCTATAATTCTCATCAGCCACAGCTAGTAAGCCAAGAGTGGGGAAAAATGCTAGTTACAGTCCAACTATACTTGGAGACTCATATGTTGCTCACTCCAGTCTACCCTGAAGTGTAGCTAACACTGAAGTATAGCTTTAGATACTACTAAATGACTAAACTCTTCTGAACTATGGCTTTAACCACCAAGCCTGCCAGCTAGAAAGTTTAGGCAGCTCTGTGCAACAAAGCACTTTAGCTGGGCTTCTATTCCAGAAACGGTTCTAGGTAAGAACATTGTTTACACACAGGCCTTTTTGTTTTGAGCATTCACCCCACTCATAAGAGCCGTAAAGGAAATTGGAAGAAAAAGGTGCTGACAGAACAAATTCATTACTGTCCATTTTTCAATTTAATGAAAGTCAATGTTAAAGGTTCAGCACAAGGCAGGATACTAATTAAATCAACTGTGAATGTTGCAAGAACCCACGACAGAAGTCCAGGCTACTGGTTCTTAATGGTTAGCAGTGCTTGCCAAGTATGTCATTTCACAAACAGCTAATTCAGACCATGCTTTAAAGTACcagacatatttttttaaactgccaaTAAAAATGTGAGCTGTGCTTATATAAATATTTCATGTGAGCTGCACAGCCTACATCAACAGAGGTTGATTATATGTGCTTTGGTGAAGGGCCACAATAGATGCATATTGTTGTGTTCTAACCCAAATTCTGCTAAGCCAATTTGTTCTAGACAACCACACTTACCATGAAGCTTTTCATCTTTAAGTGCCAAGCATCTTTAcattttctaatttgtttttaatttttttaattttaattgttcaaattgttattcaatttaatttaaagcacTTTGTTATactatgtttatgttttattgtgttgtgaaGTGCCCAGAGTGACAACTGTTCAGAGGgatggtataaaaattgaataaataaataagaaaattcaTAGCCCCTTTAGGAATAATGTATAGAGTCCACTTACCTGTGGATAGCATTTGGCCCAGCATCAGCCCAAACAATTGTATGGTCTGCCATGTCAGCATCCAGAGCCACAACATTTCTCAGGTCTCCTATCAGTTGGGTATAGTCTTGTCTTTCTATGGTAAACTGCCTGATGTTCCAGCGATTAGTGAAAAGAAGGCTTAGTTCTCCTTCTGCAAGAACAGGTGACTATAAAGCAAACAGACTGAATACTATATACCATGTCTTAAAATTGAGAGAGGAACAAGTTAATATATCCTTGGAAGCAAATTCCTTAGAAAGTAATTTCATATTGTTTCTAAGTTAGGGATATTCATTATAAAAACCCTTCTGTGGTTCTGACATGAGCAGCTCTTGTTAGGACTCAAGGATATTGTAGCCATAACTCTTAAGAGGTGCTGGCAATGTCATTCTATCTCCCAGAGTCAGGATCTGGGCCTTGAGAGCAACAGTTCTCTTATTCCCAATCAAGTTACTTACCAATTGCTTTGCATACTCCTGTTTGTGGATCCATTCGGTAGCCACGGATACATTCACACTTGTACCCCAGTTTTGTGTTGATGCAGATTTGACTGCAGATCCCAGGGTTCTGGCATTCATCAAtatctggaaaagaaaaggcGCTTAGTACCGCATACTAATACAAAGCTGACTTTCTGTATTACCTTCTAGTCTAATATGGTTACCTCCACATGTTTTTCGGTCTATCAGCTGAAAGCCAGCAGGGCAATCACATTCATAGCCTATAGCCAAGTCTTTGCAGATATGAGAGCAACCTCCATTGTTCACCAAGCATTCATTTGTGTCTGGAAAAGAAAGGAGTTCTAAACATCACTTAATCCTTTCCAAGTTTGGTTGTACATTTGAGAGCATTGTTAACAGTTTTCCAGGAGATACTGCACAGATGTCTGCAAGAAAAGGGGAACCAGAGAGTTTTGAGGTTACAATATGACCCCTCCTCGTAAGTGCTATACCACTAAGCCTGAATAGTGTTATAAGTGGCAACCTATTAGCAGGCATGTGGAACATCTGTTGCTGTAGAATTTTCCACTAAGTAGTCTTGGTTCCCTGTTTCAACACATAAAGAAAAAATGCTGAATAGCAAAACTTGAAACAGATACTCTTATTTTTGCTATACTTGATGTAGAATGTAGTTCAACAATACTGATACTTCCCACCTAAATGAAAATGTATTTCTGCAAGAGTTACCAGCTGACCAGAACAACTACACAGATACAACCAGTTAAGAAACAGCTCTCTGCTGTCAGAAAGCCAACCTATTTTGATTACAACTTACTGCACTGCTTGAGGGGTTCATCACTCCAGTCTTTGCAGTCTTGTTTCTGATTGCACACTTTGTTGGAATCTATGCATTCTCCACTCCTGCACATGAATTTCCCAGGGCCTGTGCATTGATTACCTGGAGGTTGGAGAGATAAGAGAAGCTGTATTAATGGAATGATCCCACTGCAAAATGCCCTATTTTTTGCCTCAAGTGGTTAGCTGAATTGGTTTTTACGAGTTATGAACTCATCTTTCTCAGTTCTGAAGAAGGATGAAACAATGTGAAGCACTGATATTCATATGCCACAGCCGCACATGTCAATAAGTAAGCCTCACCCAGATGTCATCCTTTCAGGAAGGCCCCTAACAGAAAACGTTTAGAGCCACTACCAGATTCTCTAGGAAAAAGCACAAAATACACATCCTCTAAAGTCTCAGGTCACTAACACTTTTGCAGTGTTAATACTAATTACCTGCTTGGCAGTTGACTTCGTCAGAGCCATCTATGCAGTCCCGTACCCTATTGCACTGCCTGGTCCCATGAACGCAGTTGCCATCCTCACATCTGAACTGGTCAGGCCTGCACGTTCGAGAAGCTGGGAGAGGAAGAGATGTTTGTACAACTCAGCTTGTTGTTAATGAATAAGGAGCAACCATTTGTTCTCCAAAAGGCAACCCAGTTTGTTACTTACGGCAATTGATCTCATCACTCCCATCCTTGCAGTCAGTGTCTCCATCACAACGCCACTTCTTGTGGAAACATTCATCTCCTGAATCACACAACATTTCACTCTCTCCACACTTCACAGTGATGACAGGCTGGTGGCCACACTGATCTGGAGATTCATCTGACGAGTCGGTACAGTCAGCTTCATTATCACACACCCAGTTGAATGGGATACAGGTGTCACTTTCACTTTTGCACTGGAACTCACCCACTCGACAGGTAGGTGCCATACAGCCTACCTCATCACTACCATCGCTGCAGTCTTCTTGCCCATTGCAAGCAAAATCTTTTGAAATGCACTGCCCATTGGTACATGTGAATTCATCAGGACTACAAGTTATATTGGCTAAGGGAAGAAAGACAACAATTCACATAACAAGTGCTTTCCAAGAAATCACTGAAAAACATAAACAATGTATTGTAACACTACATCAAGATGATTAATTTCTACATCAACAGCATTGTAGTAAatgcttttatttccttctttgaaTGCTAAAGAGTATGGTTTAACAGTTAATTTATAATCCTTAGCTAGAACCTAAATTTATCTGGGATTTAATACTGTAGGTCGATTCTTAAATGAGGTACCGTTGTGAAAATTAAGCAATCACTAACTAGTGTGACTGGACCTGAATGCTATGGAATAACAGCTTCCTAAGGTGAAAAACTTCACTGGATCACTTCAGAGTGACCCCAAAGTTTTTATCTAGACAGCAACATTGTGCCCAAAATCTTTAACATACTATAAAATTGCAGTTTGGACAGAATCCCATGTAGTTCATGTAACCCATATTTCTCTTGGTCTAACCCAACCTTCACCAACAGGCATCTTCCCGGATTACAACTTGACTACAATGTTCAGCACTTCCATAGTGATCGGCCATGCTGGCAAGTGGGTAAACAGTGGGGTAGTCCAACACATCGGGAGGGAACCCACTTGTGAAGGCTAGCTTAAAATTAGCATATATCCAATATTAGCCACTGAAATTATTGGTGATAAGTCTATCTGCTTGAGACTACTTAGCATTTTTCAGTCTACTGATGAGAACTTGTCCAAGTCCTAATTCATGAAGTCACACAAACAGTCTgcagaatcggacacaactggatcTATGAAACTACAAGAATACTTTAAGGCCAATATCTTATGTGCACTCATGTGGATTCCCAATTCACATTTAGATGGCTGGATGTGGTGTAATTTAGAAACTCTTATTCAGATGTTCTAATTCACATCATGTAAACAAGAAGGGACAGTCAGGGTAAGTTCACTGCATCTGTCCTCCTATTTCTTGCAAGATACAGAGGAGAATTTTCTGAAAGGAAGAGACTCCTGTATGTATGGAGGCTCTTCCCATGATTTAAGATCTGGTTTAATTATAGTACGTAACAACTGTATCCTGTCATGTCAATTCTGGGTGATTGTGACCctgttcagtgttttctaggtaaagagtacttagaagtggtttgcccttcccttcttctggagaaactggaattgtgcagcttgcccaagcccacacCAGCTATCTTTTTTTAGATGCATAGTGCGGAATaaaactcctaacttctggttTTCAGCCAGAaaactaactcactgagctatccagcagctaaaAACTAGTTTACTTAACCTAAATGAGAAGGCCTAACTGAGTGATCTCTTCTGTCCTGAAGGAATGGCTTACCACAATCATCTTCATCTGTACCATCATCACAATCACTTTCACCATCACATTTCCAGGATGCTGGGATACAGCGACTTGATCGAGGACCACAGCTAATTTCACCTGCTATGCACATCCTTGTGTCTATCAAGAAGCAATCACGAGTTGAGTTAGAAATTGCTTCAATGTCCAAGTGTGAGTCTCTGAAGTTTCTAAGACAGTTTAGATAGTGCAGCTTGTTTGTTCAGAAAGCTTGTGTTGgtattttgttaattatttatttaaaatattttaccctgactttctcctcaaaaggatccAGGCAAGGTTAGTTTCAAGCTCTGCTCCATAATGTATGCTACTCTGTCATGAGAACTATTCACCAGAATGTCTGGCTACTCCTCCCTTGCTTCAGCATATTAGCCAAGACTTTTTAGGATGCTTTGAGCAGGGAGATCACTAGAGCAAGAAGGTCATTTCATCATTTAATCTTTTAGGAACTTAGTGAGCTGTTTGAAATTTGTGATTTATATATTTAAGCCAACTTAAGAATTCACTTGAGCAAATAGTGCAGGGTATAGATTCAAGAAAGAAATGGCACTTATGATCAAGCAGTGAATTCTGCTAGTGAGATGGCaataatatgtattttatttatctaatttaTCTTTGAATAGCCACTCCATATACAGTAGCACCTCAGTTTATGGACgcctcagttaacataattttccgtttacaaacggaaatccattgaaaataatgcctgtTTACGATTTTTTTTTTCGCAGTACGAAGGAAgcttccccaggatgcattgtgcctggaagtAGCGCCCCACCCATTCCTAAGTCAAACCATGTTCTGGTTTACGAATTTTTCACATTACGTAACATCCCGGAAAACACATtacattcgtaaaccgaggtactactatAACCAGTGCTTCACACACATTTTAATAATGCCATAAAGACAAGATAATTAAACAATTATAAAAAGTTAATAAACAGGAAACAGGAACACAAGGTATCTTTCTAATATCAACAAGTAAGTGCTTAGGGAAAAAGCATGAATTTTTCTTTAAGTCAGCTAATGGCCAAATAGGAGGAAGTCAGCCTAACCTTCTTGCCGAGAGTTCAACACCCAGAACATTCCTACAAAAATGTCATCTGTTTCTCAACAATGTCCTTTCTCCAGGAAATGGGGCATATGACAGGGCCTCAGGTGAAGAAACGTAAGCTCTCAGCAGTTACATATGGAAGGAGCTGGTCTCTCAGACAAGCTTTATAGGAAAGGGGTAGTGCCTTGAATTTGGACCTTGAATTAAGGAGGAAATTGGCAAAATCATTTCAAGACTGGTATTATGTGTCCATAAGACATATACTAGCTAGAAAAAATAGTCAGTTGCACCTGCACCAGGTGTAGAAAAGGATAATCTACATGAAAAGTTAAAATTATTTGGACAGAAATGCCCTCTTCAAGGAAGCGCATATCAGGCACACAAACTGAACCTGAAACACTTTTGGCCACTGCTGCTACTGAACCATGCAGAAGAAGCACCGGATGCAAGGGCAACTCCAAGCTACACATCTGATACTTCTGTGGCTGTTTTACTTCTTACAGTTACTTATTGTGAAGCAAAGTTTGCAAATTAACACAGTAATTCATTTTGCATGTGGAATTCCAGGTATCCAAGGTTAACCTGAAAATGTAGGAGAACTGTTTCTGGATTAGGAATGTTTGCTTCATGAATTCAAACTGCTGTCTTACAGCTCACAGCTATATAAGAAATGCAAAGCATTGCATGTCCTTTGCACAGCTTCAAGCTTTACACAGGAAAGATTGTGCAGTCACCTTGAAGCACAAAAAGCAATGCTACTCACAACAAAGCTCTGAAAGTTCATCCGAACCATCTTCACAATCAGGATCCCCATCACAACTCCATCTGCTGGGTATGCACTGCCCATTCTGACACACAAAATCTGATGCAGAACAAGTCTTTTTCACTGCAAGAAATCAGACTTACATTGTCTTTGTTTGAAGTGCTTGAGGAAATCTGCAGGATGCTTTCACATGCTATGTTTAATGCCTGTCACAATTGATACTCTCAGATACTATCACAGTACTCATAGCAATACATACTTGATAACACAACTGaaacaaaatatcttttaaaattatatcatTTTAAATACCTATTACAGTGCTAAATTTGAgtcaaagcatttaaaacaaccttgggggtttatttttatttttactaactGCTATATATTTTTCCAACGGTCATACTGTAGGATCAAGATATAATACAGTTTCAGTTGAGCCTTACCacaccagaaaaagaaaacagtgaagTACTAATACTAAACCTCaagaatgaaatacagtggtgccctgcatgacgataattcgttcccctgaaatcgctgtacagtgaaatcattgtcatgcggaaaaaaaaatcccaatcatTAATGCTTTTTTGATCTGTCCAATTGTAGAATTCACAGCATCTGACACCCAATATATTTAGGTTTACATTTCAGTTCCCTCACatacaacacaggcaagcaaatGCCAGAGGGAAGATACATGAAACAAGTTTCTCAACGATGCTCAGTGTGTGAACCAGGCTTTGATGGGTATAGTACCAACCTCTGACAGATTGTTTTAGATACACAGCTGGCAAAAACACTACAGTCACTTTGCCGCTTTAAAAGAATGAGTTTTCTAGCTAAGGTTTTACTACAAAAGTTCACAAAATAATCTTACTTGGCAACTGGACTGACGATATTGGAAGGCATAGGAACTGGCATACCTAAATCCATGCAGCAGCTTTCTCTCCTCTTGTGTGTTTTAGTTTTCTTCTTACCTCTACCATCACTGTCAAATCAATAGCTCCAGAAACAAGGATGGTGGCTGTGAACCTGGATCTCCTATTCCACCCCAAAGTGAGACTCTGAAATATCCTACAGTCCCCGAGTTGCAGTCTCAAGGATGCTAACAAGCTTGTCTAATTACAATATACTGAAAAGTAAACTGAAATCTGTGCCATTGGCTTCGATAAGTCAAGATTTACTGCCTTTCTGTCCCAACTGAGACAGAAAGGTGAGGCTGAACTAAAGTAAAGGAATGAAGAACAGTTCTGAATGTTGGCCTTAAGCATCAGAGAAATTCCACAAGTAGTCCTTTGTCTAACACCAAGATACAGAGATTGTGAATAACAGACTGATTCTCCCTTTATCTAGATGGATGCTTTGGTAAGCCCATTAAAATTAGAATCACTTTTTTCCCACTCATTTTGTTCTCCATGGTTTGCTGTCAAATAAGCTCAGACATACCATATCAAAAGCAAGATGAAACATTTGCTAACCTACTTTATTACTCAAGAGACTGGTTCAGCAATCATGCAAGTCCTTACCGCAGTTTAGTTCATCACTGCCGTCTGAGCAGTCATGATCCCCATCACACCTCCACAGTGAAGTTATGCAGCGGCC is a window encoding:
- the VLDLR gene encoding very low-density lipoprotein receptor isoform X6, with translation MLIKTVLVALILKTGTVTDAGTAVAEEAPLSVRSASTSQGTRVTCDESQFHCHNGRCITSLWRCDGDHDCSDGSDELNCVKKTCSASDFVCQNGQCIPSRWSCDGDPDCEDGSDELSELCYTRMCIAGEISCGPRSSRCIPASWKCDGESDCDDGTDEDDCANITCSPDEFTCTNGQCISKDFACNGQEDCSDGSDEVGCMAPTCRVGEFQCKSESDTCIPFNWVCDNEADCTDSSDESPDQCGHQPVITVKCGESEMLCDSGDECFHKKWRCDGDTDCKDGSDEINCPSRTCRPDQFRCEDGNCVHGTRQCNRVRDCIDGSDEVNCQAGNQCTGPGKFMCRSGECIDSNKVCNQKQDCKDWSDEPLKQCNTNECLVNNGGCSHICKDLAIGYECDCPAGFQLIDRKTCGDIDECQNPGICSQICINTKLGYKCECIRGYRMDPQTGVCKAIEGELSLLFTNRWNIRQFTIERQDYTQLIGDLRNVVALDADMADHTIVWADAGPNAIHSSSLISNNRPGQHHRIVDNVQNPAGIAVDWIYKNVYWTDSALKSISVATLSGTKRKVLFNTNLREPASVAVDPLSGFMYWSDWGEPAKIEKAGMNGLDRQQLVTTDIERPNGIALDPVKNRLYWVDSKLHKLSSVDLNGQDRRIVLESHEFLAHPLGLTIFEDTVYWTDGENEAVYGANKFTGAELKTVVNNLYDARDIIVYHELVQQAGKNWCEEENMVNGGCGYLCLPAPQINDHSPKYTCACPDGDTLQDNGLTCRGQNQSSPVTEELASSRSSSAAWAILPVLLLATAAAGGYFMWRNWQHKNMKSMNFDNPVYLKTTEEDLAIDIGRHSSSVGHTYPAISVVSTDDDLS
- the VLDLR gene encoding very low-density lipoprotein receptor isoform X3, which gives rise to MLIKTVLVALILKTGTVTDAGTAVAEEAPLSVRSASTSQGTRVTCDESQFHCHNGRCITSLWRCDGDHDCSDGSDELNCVKKTCSASDFVCQNGQCIPSRWSCDGDPDCEDGSDELSELCYTRMCIAGEISCGPRSSRCIPASWKCDGESDCDDGTDEDDCANITCSPDEFTCTNGQCISKDFACNGQEDCSDGSDEVGCMAPTCRVGEFQCKSESDTCIPFNWVCDNEADCTDSSDESPDQCGHQPVITVKCGESEMLCDSGDECFHKKWRCDGDTDCKDGSDEINCPSRTCRPDQFRCEDGNCVHGTRQCNRVRDCIDGSDEVNCQAGNQCTGPGKFMCRSGECIDSNKVCNQKQDCKDWSDEPLKQCNTNECLVNNGGCSHICKDLAIGYECDCPAGFQLIDRKTCGDIDECQNPGICSQICINTKLGYKCECIRGYRMDPQTGVCKAIEGELSLLFTNRWNIRQFTIERQDYTQLIGDLRNVVALDADMADHTIVWADAGPNAIHSSSLISNNRPGQHHRIVDNVQNPAGIAVDWIYKNVYWTDSALKSISVATLSGTKRKVLFNTNLREPASVAVDPLSGFMYWSDWGEPAKIEKAGMNGLDRQQLVTTDIERPNGIALDPVKNRLYWVDSKLHKLSSVDLNGQDRRIVLESHEFLAHPLGLTIFEDTVYWTDGENEAVYGANKFTGAELKTVVNNLYDARDIIVYHELVQQAGKNWCEEENMVNGGCGYLCLPAPQINDHSPKYTCACPDGDTLQDNGLTCRGTGTDVDYTEAKENIKTEKPPGPLSGGQNQSSPVTEELASSRSSSAAWAILPVLLLATAAAGGYFMWRNWQHKNMKSMNFDNPVYLKTTEEDLAIDIGRHSSSVGHTYPAISVVSTDDDLS
- the VLDLR gene encoding very low-density lipoprotein receptor isoform X1, which encodes MLLTCRRRRSSCSCRQAMGTFPWRGLGLLLVAVACLAGGARGTRVTCDESQFHCHNGRCITSLWRCDGDHDCSDGSDELNCVKKTCSASDFVCQNGQCIPSRWSCDGDPDCEDGSDELSELCYTRMCIAGEISCGPRSSRCIPASWKCDGESDCDDGTDEDDCANITCSPDEFTCTNGQCISKDFACNGQEDCSDGSDEVGCMAPTCRVGEFQCKSESDTCIPFNWVCDNEADCTDSSDESPDQCGHQPVITVKCGESEMLCDSGDECFHKKWRCDGDTDCKDGSDEINCPSRTCRPDQFRCEDGNCVHGTRQCNRVRDCIDGSDEVNCQAGNQCTGPGKFMCRSGECIDSNKVCNQKQDCKDWSDEPLKQCNTNECLVNNGGCSHICKDLAIGYECDCPAGFQLIDRKTCGDIDECQNPGICSQICINTKLGYKCECIRGYRMDPQTGVCKAIEGELSLLFTNRWNIRQFTIERQDYTQLIGDLRNVVALDADMADHTIVWADAGPNAIHSSSLISNNRPGQHHRIVDNVQNPAGIAVDWIYKNVYWTDSALKSISVATLSGTKRKVLFNTNLREPASVAVDPLSGFMYWSDWGEPAKIEKAGMNGLDRQQLVTTDIERPNGIALDPVKNRLYWVDSKLHKLSSVDLNGQDRRIVLESHEFLAHPLGLTIFEDTVYWTDGENEAVYGANKFTGAELKTVVNNLYDARDIIVYHELVQQAGKNWCEEENMVNGGCGYLCLPAPQINDHSPKYTCACPDGDTLQDNGLTCRGTGTDVDYTEAKENIKTEKPPGPLSGGQNQSSPVTEELASSRSSSAAWAILPVLLLATAAAGGYFMWRNWQHKNMKSMNFDNPVYLKTTEEDLAIDIGRHSSSVGHTYPAISVVSTDDDLS
- the VLDLR gene encoding very low-density lipoprotein receptor isoform X4: MLLTCRRRRSSCSCRQAMGTFPWRGLGLLLVAVACLAGGARGTRVTCDESQFHCHNGRCITSLWRCDGDHDCSDGSDELNCVKKTCSASDFVCQNGQCIPSRWSCDGDPDCEDGSDELSELCYTRMCIAGEISCGPRSSRCIPASWKCDGESDCDDGTDEDDCANITCSPDEFTCTNGQCISKDFACNGQEDCSDGSDEVGCMAPTCRVGEFQCKSESDTCIPFNWVCDNEADCTDSSDESPDQCGHQPVITVKCGESEMLCDSGDECFHKKWRCDGDTDCKDGSDEINCPSRTCRPDQFRCEDGNCVHGTRQCNRVRDCIDGSDEVNCQAGNQCTGPGKFMCRSGECIDSNKVCNQKQDCKDWSDEPLKQCNTNECLVNNGGCSHICKDLAIGYECDCPAGFQLIDRKTCGDIDECQNPGICSQICINTKLGYKCECIRGYRMDPQTGVCKAIEGELSLLFTNRWNIRQFTIERQDYTQLIGDLRNVVALDADMADHTIVWADAGPNAIHSSSLISNNRPGQHHRIVDNVQNPAGIAVDWIYKNVYWTDSALKSISVATLSGTKRKVLFNTNLREPASVAVDPLSGFMYWSDWGEPAKIEKAGMNGLDRQQLVTTDIERPNGIALDPVKNRLYWVDSKLHKLSSVDLNGQDRRIVLESHEFLAHPLGLTIFEDTVYWTDGENEAVYGANKFTGAELKTVVNNLYDARDIIVYHELVQQAGKNWCEEENMVNGGCGYLCLPAPQINDHSPKYTCACPDGDTLQDNGLTCRGQNQSSPVTEELASSRSSSAAWAILPVLLLATAAAGGYFMWRNWQHKNMKSMNFDNPVYLKTTEEDLAIDIGRHSSSVGHTYPAISVVSTDDDLS
- the VLDLR gene encoding very low-density lipoprotein receptor isoform X5, coding for MLIKAVLVALILKTGTVTDAGTAVAEEAPLSVRSASISQGTRVTCDESQFHCHNGRCITSLWRCDGDHDCSDGSDELNCVKKTCSASDFVCQNGQCIPSRWSCDGDPDCEDGSDELSELCYTRMCIAGEISCGPRSSRCIPASWKCDGESDCDDGTDEDDCANITCSPDEFTCTNGQCISKDFACNGQEDCSDGSDEVGCMAPTCRVGEFQCKSESDTCIPFNWVCDNEADCTDSSDESPDQCGHQPVITVKCGESEMLCDSGDECFHKKWRCDGDTDCKDGSDEINCPSRTCRPDQFRCEDGNCVHGTRQCNRVRDCIDGSDEVNCQAGNQCTGPGKFMCRSGECIDSNKVCNQKQDCKDWSDEPLKQCNTNECLVNNGGCSHICKDLAIGYECDCPAGFQLIDRKTCGDIDECQNPGICSQICINTKLGYKCECIRGYRMDPQTGVCKAIEGELSLLFTNRWNIRQFTIERQDYTQLIGDLRNVVALDADMADHTIVWADAGPNAIHSSSLISNNRPGQHHRIVDNVQNPAGIAVDWIYKNVYWTDSALKSISVATLSGTKRKVLFNTNLREPASVAVDPLSGFMYWSDWGEPAKIEKAGMNGLDRQQLVTTDIERPNGIALDPVKNRLYWVDSKLHKLSSVDLNGQDRRIVLESHEFLAHPLGLTIFEDTVYWTDGENEAVYGANKFTGAELKTVVNNLYDARDIIVYHELVQQAGKNWCEEENMVNGGCGYLCLPAPQINDHSPKYTCACPDGDTLQDNGLTCRGQNQSSPVTEELASSRSSSAAWAILPVLLLATAAAGGYFMWRNWQHKNMKSMNFDNPVYLKTTEEDLAIDIGRHSSSVGHTYPAISVVSTDDDLS
- the VLDLR gene encoding very low-density lipoprotein receptor isoform X2, whose translation is MLIKAVLVALILKTGTVTDAGTAVAEEAPLSVRSASISQGTRVTCDESQFHCHNGRCITSLWRCDGDHDCSDGSDELNCVKKTCSASDFVCQNGQCIPSRWSCDGDPDCEDGSDELSELCYTRMCIAGEISCGPRSSRCIPASWKCDGESDCDDGTDEDDCANITCSPDEFTCTNGQCISKDFACNGQEDCSDGSDEVGCMAPTCRVGEFQCKSESDTCIPFNWVCDNEADCTDSSDESPDQCGHQPVITVKCGESEMLCDSGDECFHKKWRCDGDTDCKDGSDEINCPSRTCRPDQFRCEDGNCVHGTRQCNRVRDCIDGSDEVNCQAGNQCTGPGKFMCRSGECIDSNKVCNQKQDCKDWSDEPLKQCNTNECLVNNGGCSHICKDLAIGYECDCPAGFQLIDRKTCGDIDECQNPGICSQICINTKLGYKCECIRGYRMDPQTGVCKAIEGELSLLFTNRWNIRQFTIERQDYTQLIGDLRNVVALDADMADHTIVWADAGPNAIHSSSLISNNRPGQHHRIVDNVQNPAGIAVDWIYKNVYWTDSALKSISVATLSGTKRKVLFNTNLREPASVAVDPLSGFMYWSDWGEPAKIEKAGMNGLDRQQLVTTDIERPNGIALDPVKNRLYWVDSKLHKLSSVDLNGQDRRIVLESHEFLAHPLGLTIFEDTVYWTDGENEAVYGANKFTGAELKTVVNNLYDARDIIVYHELVQQAGKNWCEEENMVNGGCGYLCLPAPQINDHSPKYTCACPDGDTLQDNGLTCRGTGTDVDYTEAKENIKTEKPPGPLSGGQNQSSPVTEELASSRSSSAAWAILPVLLLATAAAGGYFMWRNWQHKNMKSMNFDNPVYLKTTEEDLAIDIGRHSSSVGHTYPAISVVSTDDDLS